One region of Catenuloplanes indicus genomic DNA includes:
- a CDS encoding DNA polymerase Y family protein yields the protein MSGADTLRTLLLWCPDWPVVAAEIAEGVAVGGRVAVLRSNRVVACSEAARVDGVRRGLRKREAESRCPGLTVVEWDPARDARAFEPVVAAIEEKAAGIEVLRPGAAALAARGPARYFGGEERAAELIVEHVAASCEVEAQAGIADGTFAAGLAARRGVIVPPGGTPEFLAGLGVEALDRPQLTDMLRRLGIRTLGAFAALPASDVLARFGFDAALAQRLAAGGDHRPLAVRQPPPGLAVTDTYEEPLDRVDVAAFAARTLAERLHDRLAAHGLACTRLGITAVTERGEDLHRVWRHDGLLTTAALAERVRWQLDGWLTGTGRRPATGLRAAPPRPTSGIIRLTLTPEGILAHAGLQPGLWGETGEERRRAHRALSRVQGLLGPESVVTPVLAGGRSPSDAVTLIPWGDERTPARPGPLTPAPAATRRRSRKPPPQPIPESLLPQHPPPLSSPNAPASSPVAGDEPAAMPRATAAADIGQPNYRETASVFGEGLAEVVPLRRRTAAEPVAATEPVALTAVRPGAENAESGSGVSTAGARGGAVPAGTGSGAGPRRRAVRDRTRPGWPGSLPAPAPALVPVRPGRARVLDAAGEDVRVSGRLELSGEPARLLAEGDEPADIIGWAGPWPVDERWWAPAEAHRRVRFQVTLAGGAALLLSLAGGRWFVEARYD from the coding sequence GTGAGCGGCGCCGACACGCTCCGGACACTGCTGCTGTGGTGCCCGGACTGGCCGGTGGTGGCGGCCGAGATCGCGGAGGGCGTGGCCGTGGGCGGTCGGGTGGCGGTGCTGAGATCCAACCGGGTGGTCGCGTGCAGCGAGGCCGCGCGGGTCGACGGCGTACGCCGCGGGCTGCGTAAACGGGAGGCGGAGAGCCGCTGCCCGGGCCTGACCGTGGTGGAGTGGGACCCGGCGCGGGACGCGCGCGCGTTCGAGCCGGTCGTCGCCGCGATCGAGGAGAAGGCGGCCGGGATCGAGGTGCTGCGCCCGGGCGCCGCCGCGCTCGCCGCCCGCGGCCCGGCCCGCTACTTCGGCGGTGAGGAGCGGGCCGCGGAACTCATCGTCGAGCACGTCGCCGCGTCCTGCGAGGTGGAGGCACAGGCCGGCATCGCCGACGGTACGTTCGCGGCCGGTCTCGCGGCCCGGCGCGGCGTCATCGTCCCGCCCGGCGGCACCCCGGAGTTCCTGGCCGGGCTCGGCGTGGAGGCGCTCGACCGGCCGCAGCTCACCGACATGCTGCGCCGGCTCGGCATCCGTACGCTCGGCGCGTTCGCCGCGTTGCCCGCCTCGGACGTGCTGGCCCGCTTCGGCTTCGACGCGGCGCTGGCGCAGCGGCTCGCCGCCGGCGGCGACCACCGCCCGCTCGCGGTCCGGCAGCCGCCGCCCGGCCTGGCGGTCACCGACACCTACGAGGAGCCGCTGGACCGGGTGGACGTGGCCGCGTTCGCCGCCCGCACGCTCGCCGAACGCCTGCACGACCGGCTGGCCGCGCACGGCCTGGCCTGCACCCGCCTCGGCATCACCGCGGTCACCGAACGCGGCGAGGACCTGCACCGGGTCTGGCGCCACGACGGGCTGCTCACCACGGCCGCGCTCGCCGAACGCGTCCGCTGGCAACTCGACGGCTGGCTCACCGGCACCGGCCGCCGCCCGGCTACCGGCCTGCGCGCCGCACCACCGCGCCCGACCTCCGGCATCATCCGGCTCACGCTGACCCCGGAGGGCATCCTCGCCCACGCCGGCCTGCAGCCCGGCCTCTGGGGCGAGACCGGCGAGGAACGCCGCCGCGCCCACCGTGCGCTCAGCCGCGTCCAGGGCCTGCTCGGCCCCGAGTCCGTCGTCACCCCGGTGCTGGCCGGCGGGCGCTCCCCGTCCGACGCCGTCACCCTGATTCCCTGGGGCGACGAACGTACCCCGGCCCGCCCCGGCCCGCTCACCCCCGCACCGGCCGCGACCCGCCGCCGCTCCCGCAAACCACCACCCCAGCCGATTCCCGAGTCCCTCCTGCCGCAGCACCCACCACCACTTTCGTCCCCGAACGCGCCCGCGAGCTCGCCGGTGGCTGGAGATGAACCGGCGGCGATGCCGCGCGCGACGGCGGCCGCCGACATCGGCCAGCCGAACTACCGGGAGACGGCATCGGTTTTCGGCGAGGGCCTGGCTGAGGTCGTGCCGCTCCGGCGCAGGACCGCTGCGGAGCCGGTTGCCGCCACCGAGCCGGTGGCTCTTACCGCCGTGCGGCCGGGAGCGGAGAACGCCGAGTCAGGGTCGGGGGTGAGCACGGCCGGTGCCCGAGGCGGTGCGGTGCCGGCCGGTACCGGGAGTGGGGCCGGACCGCGGCGGCGAGCCGTGCGGGACCGGACGCGGCCGGGCTGGCCGGGGAGTCTGCCGGCACCGGCGCCGGCGTTGGTGCCAGTGCGGCCCGGGCGGGCGCGGGTCCTCGACGCGGCCGGCGAGGACGTGCGGGTCAGCGGGCGGCTGGAACTCAGCGGCGAGCCGGCCCGGTTGCTCGCCGAGGGTGACGAGCCGGCCGACATCATCGGCTGGGCCGGTCCGTGGCCGGTGGACGAACGCTGGTGGGCGCCGGCCGAGGCACACCGCCGCGTCCGTTTCCAGGTGACGCTGGCCGGTGGCGCCGCACTACTTCTCTCGCTGGCCGGCGGCCGCTGGTTCGTGGAGGCCCGCTATGACTGA